One Phycisphaera mikurensis NBRC 102666 DNA window includes the following coding sequences:
- a CDS encoding ABC transporter permease produces MPRPMYLLALIFAYLRRQLAPLLAALAVTLCTAMVIIVISVMGGFLTELKRAAHAITGDLVIEAYNPYGGFSGYEGLIEALEEDEIVASATPSIRWFGLLNLGGVFKPVQVQGVDFPAFDEVVGLEERLVWSEEEVQQRREELASYGFYEPPAPAGLGGALDPPFPTDPGPATADAPAPVAGAITGVEVHGGNRRDDAGVYGFGTSWVGREFTLTLVPLNERGTPGSYEPVRVPLAVANDFKSGLYEVDSGTVMVPLGVLQRALQMAPFEGVAGFDPLTGLGGERVRVSGRVTQVIVKLADAIDTDDDAELGGARRRVAELVGDHWDALRRERDAGVPPLTYTWVEMHGQLIGAVQNEKGMVTFLFVVISGVAVVMVATTFYMIVLAKTRDIGVLRAIGAARSGVLGLFLGYGLAVGVVGAAAGVALAVAVVLQLNAIQHFLATYLGVTGLLVGALGVGAAAGGTLAVAIGFVRQAMAWWLRRLVPGGALLLFLPALGLVLFRGGYAQRLNAAYRFVMWDPKTYFFDTIPTNLDAAEVVLIALGAVVSSVLGAVVPALRASAEDPVEALRAE; encoded by the coding sequence ATGCCCCGCCCCATGTACCTCCTCGCCCTCATCTTCGCCTACCTCCGCCGCCAGCTCGCGCCGCTGCTGGCGGCGCTGGCGGTGACGCTGTGCACGGCGATGGTGATCATCGTCATCTCGGTGATGGGCGGGTTCCTGACGGAGCTGAAGCGGGCGGCCCACGCGATCACCGGCGACCTGGTGATCGAGGCGTACAACCCCTACGGCGGTTTCAGCGGGTACGAGGGGCTGATCGAGGCGCTGGAGGAGGACGAGATCGTCGCGAGCGCGACGCCTTCGATCCGCTGGTTCGGGCTGCTGAACCTCGGCGGCGTCTTCAAGCCCGTGCAGGTCCAAGGCGTCGACTTCCCCGCCTTCGACGAGGTGGTGGGGCTGGAGGAGCGGCTGGTCTGGAGCGAGGAGGAGGTCCAGCAGCGGCGGGAGGAACTCGCTTCATACGGCTTCTACGAGCCGCCGGCGCCGGCGGGGCTCGGCGGGGCGCTGGACCCGCCCTTCCCGACCGACCCGGGTCCGGCGACCGCGGACGCGCCCGCGCCGGTGGCCGGCGCGATCACCGGGGTGGAGGTCCACGGCGGGAACCGGCGCGACGACGCGGGCGTGTACGGCTTCGGCACCAGCTGGGTCGGTCGCGAATTCACGCTCACGCTCGTCCCGCTCAACGAGCGCGGCACGCCGGGCAGCTACGAGCCGGTCCGCGTGCCGCTGGCGGTCGCCAACGACTTCAAGAGCGGGCTGTACGAGGTGGACTCCGGCACGGTCATGGTGCCGCTGGGCGTGCTGCAGCGGGCCCTGCAGATGGCCCCGTTCGAGGGCGTCGCCGGCTTCGACCCGCTGACCGGGCTCGGCGGCGAGCGGGTGCGGGTGTCCGGCCGCGTGACGCAGGTGATCGTGAAGCTCGCCGACGCGATCGACACCGACGACGACGCCGAGCTCGGCGGGGCACGCCGCCGCGTCGCCGAGCTCGTCGGGGACCATTGGGATGCGCTCCGCCGCGAGCGGGACGCCGGGGTGCCCCCGCTCACCTACACCTGGGTCGAGATGCACGGCCAGCTCATCGGCGCGGTGCAGAACGAGAAGGGCATGGTCACCTTCTTGTTCGTCGTCATCAGCGGCGTGGCCGTGGTGATGGTCGCGACGACCTTCTACATGATCGTGCTCGCCAAGACCCGCGACATCGGCGTGCTCCGCGCCATCGGGGCGGCCCGCTCGGGCGTCCTCGGGCTGTTCCTGGGCTACGGCCTGGCGGTGGGTGTGGTCGGGGCGGCCGCGGGCGTGGCGCTGGCGGTCGCGGTCGTGCTGCAGCTCAACGCGATCCAGCACTTCCTCGCGACGTACCTGGGCGTCACCGGGCTGCTCGTGGGGGCGCTGGGGGTCGGGGCCGCGGCGGGCGGGACGCTGGCGGTGGCGATCGGCTTCGTCCGCCAGGCGATGGCGTGGTGGCTGCGGCGGCTGGTGCCCGGCGGGGCGCTGCTGCTCTTCCTCCCGGCGCTGGGGCTCGTGCTCTTCCGCGGGGGGTACGCCCAGCGGCTCAACGCCGCGTACCGCTTCGTGATGTGGGACCCCAAGACCTACTTCTTCGACACGATCCCCACGAACCTGGACGCCGCCGAGGTGGTGCTGATCGCGCTGGGCGCGGTGGTCTCCAGCGTGCTGGGTGCGGTGGTGCCGGCGCTGCGGGCGTCGGCCGAGGACCCGGTGGAGGCGCTGAGGGCCGAGTGA
- the lysS gene encoding lysine--tRNA ligase — MNPDPPRTAPPPNASSASTEELLAARRAKLDKLRSEHGIDPFGTRQDGLVSLAAARALYDAEADRWFKEDPASGDDRPIVAVAGRVVQQRLMGNLLFLSLRDHSGVDLQVAVSKKAVGPEAFKVAKLVDLADLVAARGPLAQTKTGEVTVWAGPGGDPSADPDASSVGIEHREDPTGGLTFRLLTKSLALPPGKFHGLTDPEQRYRRRHVDLWSNPEGLATLQTRSRLIKATRDFFEGRGFLEVETPMMQPVPGGAAARPFVTHHNALDLELFLRIAPELYLKRLLVGGLPRVFEINRNFRNEGVDRSHNPEFTMLELYEAYGDLESILHHTQGLVEHLAGEVLGSLKRPYGDHEIDFGAFRRASYHDLFAEHNGWDARGEKGAARVLAKARALGLQTGGVHPDVLLNALWEETVEKHLIQPTFVVEYPASLCPLTKRKPDDPTIAERFELFVAGMELANAYTELNDPDVQEANFREQLGGDAEENTFRNLDLDFLDALKVGMPPAGGLGIGIDRLVMLLTNKSSIRDVLAFPLMKPVGTHPLRGSSEEAEKRRSEEVSK; from the coding sequence ATGAACCCCGACCCCCCGAGAACCGCTCCGCCGCCCAACGCCTCCTCCGCTTCCACCGAGGAGCTGCTGGCCGCCCGGCGGGCCAAGCTCGACAAGCTCCGGAGCGAGCACGGGATCGACCCCTTCGGCACGCGGCAGGACGGGCTCGTCTCGCTCGCCGCCGCCCGGGCGCTGTACGACGCCGAGGCCGATCGCTGGTTCAAGGAGGATCCCGCCTCCGGCGACGACCGGCCGATCGTCGCCGTCGCGGGCCGCGTGGTGCAGCAGCGGCTGATGGGCAACCTGCTCTTCCTGTCGCTGCGGGACCACTCCGGGGTGGACCTGCAGGTGGCGGTCTCGAAGAAGGCGGTCGGGCCGGAGGCCTTCAAGGTCGCGAAGCTGGTCGACCTCGCGGACCTCGTCGCGGCGCGGGGTCCGCTGGCGCAGACCAAGACCGGCGAGGTGACGGTCTGGGCCGGGCCCGGCGGCGACCCCTCCGCCGATCCGGACGCGTCCTCCGTCGGCATCGAGCACCGGGAGGACCCCACCGGCGGGCTCACCTTCCGCCTGCTCACCAAGAGCCTCGCGCTCCCGCCGGGCAAGTTCCACGGCCTCACCGATCCCGAGCAGCGGTACCGGCGCCGGCACGTCGACCTCTGGAGCAACCCCGAGGGCCTCGCGACGCTGCAGACGCGGTCGAGGCTCATCAAGGCGACCCGCGACTTCTTCGAGGGCCGCGGCTTCCTCGAGGTCGAGACCCCGATGATGCAGCCCGTGCCCGGCGGCGCCGCGGCCCGGCCCTTCGTCACCCACCACAACGCGCTGGACCTGGAGCTGTTCCTGCGGATCGCCCCGGAGCTGTACCTCAAGCGCCTGCTCGTGGGCGGCCTGCCGAGGGTCTTCGAGATCAACCGCAACTTCCGCAACGAGGGCGTGGACCGCAGCCACAACCCCGAGTTCACGATGCTCGAGCTCTACGAGGCCTACGGCGACCTCGAAAGCATCCTCCACCACACCCAGGGCCTCGTCGAGCACCTCGCCGGCGAGGTGCTCGGCTCGCTGAAGCGGCCCTACGGCGACCACGAGATCGACTTCGGCGCCTTCCGCCGGGCGAGCTACCACGACCTCTTCGCCGAGCACAACGGCTGGGACGCCCGCGGCGAGAAGGGCGCCGCCCGCGTCCTGGCCAAGGCCAGAGCCCTGGGCCTGCAGACCGGCGGCGTCCACCCCGACGTGCTGCTCAACGCGCTGTGGGAGGAGACCGTCGAGAAGCACCTCATCCAGCCGACCTTCGTCGTGGAGTACCCCGCCAGCCTGTGCCCGCTGACGAAGCGGAAGCCCGACGACCCGACGATCGCCGAGCGCTTCGAGCTGTTCGTCGCCGGCATGGAGCTCGCCAACGCCTACACCGAGCTCAACGACCCCGACGTGCAGGAAGCGAACTTCCGCGAGCAGCTCGGCGGCGATGCGGAGGAGAACACCTTCCGCAACCTGGACCTGGACTTCCTCGACGCCCTGAAGGTCGGCATGCCGCCCGCCGGCGGCCTGGGCATCGGCATCGACCGCCTGGTGATGCTGCTGACGAACAAGAGCTCGATCCGGGATGTACTGGCGTTTCCGCTGATGAAGCCGGTGGGGACGCATCCGCTGCGCGGATCGAGCGAGGAAGCGGAGAAGCGAAGAAGCGAAGAAGTCAGCAAGTGA
- a CDS encoding SDR family oxidoreductase: protein MHTSLKNRRVLVTGGSAGIGQAIARSAARAGADVAFNHLGDDAGAAETADLIEGFGRRCWHESSDIAEEAQVIAMFRKLDEAWGGIDILVNNAGVDGHRGLLWEMDPAEIRRVLDINFHGVIHACRSAVPRMIGRGHGVICNITSVHDKVPWSGYTPYCAAKAAVAAMTQSMTLELADSGVRAFCIAPGAIKTNTKSHKHLDEAAHNDLLSKIPSGRVGNAEEVGDMVVALCSPAGDYVAGTSVYVDGGMTCYPSFMTGG from the coding sequence GTGCATACCTCGCTGAAGAACCGAAGGGTCCTCGTCACCGGCGGCAGCGCCGGGATCGGCCAGGCCATCGCCCGCTCCGCCGCCCGCGCCGGCGCCGACGTCGCCTTCAACCACCTCGGCGACGACGCGGGCGCCGCCGAGACCGCGGACCTCATCGAGGGCTTCGGGCGCCGGTGCTGGCACGAGAGCAGCGACATCGCGGAGGAGGCGCAGGTGATCGCGATGTTCCGGAAGCTCGACGAAGCCTGGGGCGGGATCGACATCCTCGTGAACAACGCCGGCGTCGACGGCCACCGGGGGCTGCTCTGGGAGATGGATCCCGCGGAGATCCGCCGGGTGCTCGACATCAACTTCCACGGCGTCATCCACGCCTGCCGCTCCGCGGTGCCGCGGATGATCGGCCGCGGCCACGGCGTGATCTGCAACATCACCAGCGTCCACGACAAGGTGCCCTGGTCCGGCTACACGCCCTACTGCGCCGCGAAGGCGGCGGTCGCCGCGATGACGCAGTCGATGACCCTGGAGCTGGCCGACTCGGGCGTCCGCGCCTTCTGCATCGCCCCGGGCGCCATCAAGACCAACACGAAGAGCCACAAACACCTCGACGAGGCGGCCCACAACGACCTCCTGTCCAAGATCCCCAGCGGGCGCGTCGGCAACGCCGAAGAGGTCGGCGACATGGTCGTCGCGCTCTGCTCCCCCGCGGGCGACTACGTCGCGGGAACCAGCGTCTACGTGGACGGCGGGATGACCTGCTACCCCAGCTTCATGACCGGCGGCTGA
- a CDS encoding DEAD/DEAH box helicase, giving the protein MRFDDFALSPALLRNVAEAGYQTPSPIQAEAIPHVLGGRDVLGCAQTGTGKTAAFALPIIHRITSAERHGGKRTRCLVLCPTRELAVQIADGFLGYARGMDLSGALVFGGVGPNPQIAKLKRGAEVVVATPGRLLDLMNQGFADLSAVETLVLDEADRMLDMGFIHDIRRIVKELPGKRQTLLFSATVPTEIRTLARKLLHDPVTITIEPDAPAAEKVDQSVRFVEHGGKADLLAGLIRGSAGVAKPGEAGANGMHRTIVFTRTKHGADKLVKALKKHGIQSEAIHGNKSQNARQRALENFRGTKTPVLVATDVAARGIDVDGITHVVNYDLTHEPETYVHRIGRTARAGADGHAVSLCDREELAWLRAIEQLLGRRIAVEGEAPDWSFQRPGPPPKQGGNRGGGPRGSQAPRGGGGSGGGRGPAARGGKGGGGRRKPGGGRRGGSGAGPRKGGRPGRGAG; this is encoded by the coding sequence TTGCGCTTCGACGACTTCGCCCTGTCCCCCGCCCTCCTGAGGAACGTGGCGGAGGCCGGCTACCAGACGCCCTCGCCCATCCAGGCCGAGGCCATCCCGCACGTGCTCGGCGGCCGCGACGTGCTCGGCTGCGCCCAGACCGGGACGGGGAAGACCGCCGCGTTCGCGCTGCCGATCATCCACCGCATCACCTCCGCGGAGCGGCACGGCGGCAAGCGGACCCGCTGCCTCGTGCTCTGCCCCACCCGGGAGCTCGCCGTGCAGATCGCCGACGGCTTCCTCGGCTACGCCCGCGGGATGGACCTCTCCGGCGCGCTGGTCTTCGGCGGCGTCGGCCCCAACCCGCAGATCGCCAAGCTCAAGCGCGGGGCCGAGGTGGTGGTCGCCACGCCGGGCCGGCTGCTGGACCTCATGAACCAGGGCTTCGCCGACCTCTCCGCGGTCGAGACGCTGGTCCTCGACGAGGCCGACCGCATGCTGGACATGGGCTTCATCCACGACATCCGCAGAATCGTCAAGGAGCTGCCCGGCAAGCGGCAGACGCTGCTGTTCTCGGCGACGGTCCCCACCGAGATCCGCACGCTGGCGCGGAAGCTCCTGCACGACCCGGTGACGATCACCATCGAGCCGGATGCGCCCGCGGCCGAGAAGGTCGACCAGAGCGTCCGCTTCGTGGAGCACGGCGGCAAGGCGGACCTGCTCGCCGGGCTCATCCGGGGCAGCGCGGGCGTGGCGAAGCCCGGCGAGGCCGGGGCCAACGGCATGCACCGCACGATCGTCTTCACGCGGACCAAGCACGGGGCCGACAAGCTGGTCAAAGCGCTCAAGAAGCACGGCATCCAATCCGAGGCGATCCACGGCAACAAGAGCCAGAACGCCCGGCAGCGGGCGCTGGAGAACTTCCGCGGGACCAAGACGCCGGTGCTGGTCGCCACCGACGTGGCCGCCCGGGGCATCGACGTCGACGGCATCACCCACGTGGTCAACTACGACCTGACGCACGAGCCCGAGACCTACGTGCACCGCATCGGCCGGACCGCGCGAGCCGGGGCCGACGGCCACGCCGTGAGCCTGTGCGATCGCGAGGAGCTGGCCTGGCTGCGCGCGATCGAGCAGCTGCTCGGCCGCAGGATCGCCGTCGAGGGCGAAGCCCCGGACTGGAGCTTCCAGCGGCCCGGGCCCCCGCCCAAGCAGGGCGGCAACCGCGGTGGCGGCCCGCGTGGCAGCCAAGCCCCGCGGGGCGGCGGCGGCTCGGGCGGCGGGCGTGGCCCGGCGGCGCGGGGCGGCAAGGGCGGCGGGGGCCGCCGCAAGCCCGGCGGCGGCCGGCGCGGAGGATCGGGCGCCGGCCCGAGGAAAGGCGGCCGCCCCGGCCGCGGCGCCGGCTGA
- a CDS encoding STAS domain-containing protein, with the protein MLNAPYDVEREHDVLIATPHNFEVEALDMLELVAELCAGVRSDACRTVLFDLSQVAYLSSACLGEMVSLARDIEPMRSRIVLAGCVADVKQLLEVTRLCTLFESFDTMEEAREELGLAAQAPLSGGGGQLRAA; encoded by the coding sequence ATGCTCAACGCCCCCTACGACGTCGAACGCGAGCACGACGTGCTCATCGCCACCCCCCACAACTTCGAGGTCGAGGCCCTGGACATGCTCGAGCTCGTCGCCGAGCTGTGTGCGGGCGTCCGCAGCGACGCCTGCCGCACGGTGCTCTTCGACCTCTCGCAGGTCGCCTACCTCTCGTCGGCCTGCCTCGGCGAGATGGTCAGCCTCGCCCGGGACATCGAGCCGATGCGCAGCCGCATCGTGCTCGCGGGCTGCGTTGCGGACGTGAAGCAGCTGCTGGAGGTCACACGCCTCTGCACCCTCTTCGAGAGCTTCGACACGATGGAGGAGGCCCGGGAGGAGCTGGGCCTCGCCGCGCAGGCGCCGCTCAGCGGCGGCGGCGGCCAGCTGCGAGCGGCCTGA
- the ygfZ gene encoding CAF17-like 4Fe-4S cluster assembly/insertion protein YgfZ, translating into MAAAPLQPVLESLGAELSAWGPPLDPQRPEGGPFVVQSFGETPAEYAAIKRHAGLFPVPGRTLLEVTGGDARDLLNRLATQDLLTPEDGAAVRTLFLGSRGLILADAFALLGEGRVLLDLDTHDAAETLGRLEAARFAEDVAFAAADPPRVPLMLLGPAAAAGLRAAGAEDAAALPPGRFAEATVAGHTLLVHRGTDAGVPSFRLHPTGAGAAAVFAALLAALGYAGEPADAADPAAAAARRRAGLRGRPVGWEAFNTARVEAGQPLFHLDYGPGNLVAEAQLVEEAVSFTKGCYPGQEAVARMKNLGHPKKLLVRLEVEEDDRLPSAGTEVLDPSDPGRVIGAVTSSTPSPLRGGRAVALAVVRWGRHKPGQEVRVAADAGLCAAVVQPLR; encoded by the coding sequence ATGGCGGCCGCGCCCCTTCAACCTGTTCTCGAGTCGCTCGGCGCCGAGCTGTCGGCGTGGGGCCCGCCGCTGGACCCGCAGCGGCCCGAGGGCGGGCCCTTCGTCGTGCAGAGCTTCGGGGAAACGCCGGCGGAATACGCGGCGATCAAGCGGCACGCGGGGCTGTTCCCGGTGCCGGGGCGGACGCTGCTGGAGGTGACCGGGGGCGACGCCCGCGACCTGCTCAACCGGCTCGCGACGCAGGACCTCCTCACGCCCGAGGATGGCGCCGCCGTCCGCACGCTGTTCCTGGGGTCCCGCGGCCTGATCCTCGCCGACGCCTTCGCGCTGCTCGGCGAGGGCCGCGTGCTGCTCGACCTCGACACGCACGACGCCGCGGAGACGCTCGGGCGGCTGGAGGCGGCGCGGTTCGCGGAGGACGTTGCCTTCGCCGCGGCCGATCCGCCGCGGGTCCCGCTGATGCTTCTGGGGCCGGCGGCGGCGGCCGGGCTGCGGGCCGCGGGGGCGGAGGACGCCGCCGCGCTCCCGCCGGGCCGTTTCGCCGAGGCGACGGTCGCCGGCCACACGCTGCTCGTGCACCGCGGCACCGACGCGGGCGTGCCGTCCTTCCGCCTGCACCCGACCGGAGCCGGAGCCGCCGCCGTCTTCGCGGCGCTGCTCGCCGCCCTGGGCTACGCCGGCGAGCCGGCCGACGCGGCGGACCCGGCGGCGGCCGCGGCCCGGCGTCGCGCCGGCCTCCGCGGCCGGCCGGTGGGCTGGGAGGCCTTCAACACCGCCCGCGTCGAGGCCGGCCAGCCGCTGTTCCACCTGGACTACGGCCCCGGCAACCTCGTCGCCGAGGCGCAGCTGGTGGAGGAGGCGGTCAGCTTCACGAAGGGCTGCTACCCCGGGCAGGAGGCGGTGGCACGCATGAAAAACCTCGGCCACCCCAAGAAGCTGCTGGTGCGGCTGGAGGTGGAGGAGGACGACCGCCTGCCTTCCGCGGGCACCGAGGTGCTGGATCCGAGCGACCCGGGCCGCGTGATCGGGGCGGTCACCTCCTCCACGCCGAGCCCGCTGCGCGGCGGCCGGGCGGTGGCGCTGGCCGTCGTCCGCTGGGGCCGGCACAAGCCCGGGCAGGAGGTGCGGGTCGCGGCGGACGCCGGGCTCTGCGCCGCGGTCGTGCAACCGCTGCGGTGA
- a CDS encoding phosphoglycerate kinase, with amino-acid sequence MPKKTLSDLDLASKLVLMRCDFNVPLDGAGKITDDRRIAMALPTIRQALDGGAGVIVMSHLGRPKGEPDPAASLRPAADRLDELLEADVQFAADTVGPDAKQRVHALRPGQVLVLENVRFNAGEKQGDDDGYVETLAGFADAYCNNAFGTAHRTEASMFAVPKKMKEAGKPAVMGGLVEKEIRFLAGAIESPQRPFVAVLGGAKVSDKIQVIERLLGVCDHVLIGGAMAYTFSLARGGRVGGSLVEPDKTDLALRLIEMGGDKLVLPTDTHCGDGFSGDCNKQVVPAGEIPDGFEGLDVGPETAERFASLVEDAGTVVWNGPMGVFEMPPFDAGTRAVAEAMAAGSGTTIVGGGDSAAAIEQFGLADRVSHVSTGGGASLEMLEGKKFESVELLDEA; translated from the coding sequence TTGCCCAAGAAAACCCTCTCCGACCTCGATCTCGCCTCCAAGCTCGTCCTCATGCGGTGCGACTTCAACGTCCCGCTGGATGGAGCGGGCAAGATCACCGACGACCGCCGGATCGCCATGGCGTTGCCGACGATCCGGCAGGCGCTCGACGGCGGCGCCGGCGTCATCGTGATGTCGCACCTGGGCCGGCCCAAGGGCGAGCCCGATCCCGCGGCGTCGCTCCGCCCGGCGGCCGACCGGCTCGACGAGCTGCTCGAAGCGGACGTGCAGTTCGCGGCGGACACGGTCGGCCCCGACGCCAAGCAGCGGGTGCACGCGCTGCGTCCGGGCCAGGTCCTCGTGCTCGAGAACGTGCGCTTCAACGCGGGGGAGAAACAAGGCGACGACGACGGCTACGTGGAGACGCTCGCCGGCTTCGCCGACGCGTACTGCAACAACGCCTTCGGCACGGCCCACCGCACCGAGGCGTCCATGTTCGCGGTGCCCAAGAAGATGAAGGAAGCGGGCAAACCGGCGGTCATGGGCGGCCTCGTGGAGAAGGAGATCCGCTTCCTCGCCGGGGCGATCGAGTCGCCCCAGCGGCCCTTCGTCGCCGTGCTCGGCGGGGCGAAGGTCAGCGACAAGATCCAGGTGATCGAGCGGCTGCTGGGCGTCTGCGACCACGTCCTCATCGGCGGAGCCATGGCCTACACCTTCTCGCTGGCCCGAGGAGGGCGGGTCGGCGGCAGCCTGGTCGAGCCCGACAAGACCGACCTCGCCCTGCGGCTCATCGAGATGGGCGGGGACAAGCTCGTGCTCCCGACCGACACGCACTGCGGCGACGGCTTCTCCGGCGACTGCAACAAGCAGGTCGTGCCCGCCGGCGAGATCCCCGACGGCTTCGAGGGCCTGGACGTCGGCCCCGAGACCGCCGAGCGCTTCGCCTCGCTGGTCGAGGATGCCGGCACCGTCGTGTGGAACGGCCCGATGGGCGTCTTCGAGATGCCGCCCTTCGATGCGGGCACCCGCGCCGTCGCCGAAGCGATGGCCGCCGGCAGCGGCACCACGATCGTCGGCGGCGGCGATTCCGCCGCCGCCATCGAGCAATTCGGCCTCGCCGACCGCGTCAGCCACGTCAGCACCGGCGGCGGGGCGTCGCTGGAGATGCTCGAGGGCAAGAAGTTCGAGAGCGTGGAGCTGCTCGACGAGGCGTGA